In Nicotiana tabacum cultivar K326 chromosome 17, ASM71507v2, whole genome shotgun sequence, one DNA window encodes the following:
- the LOC142171827 gene encoding uncharacterized protein LOC142171827, whose amino-acid sequence MGFCEIIIDMIWRTMSNNWYSVIVNSTGHGFFKYTRGLKKGDPLSTPLFIIGVELLTRMLNNLTHDQFFNCFNMEKRGPQKINKNRSHFMVPACVFHYNVSRIQQITGFTRKESSITYLGCPLYIGRKRIMYFNGLISKMMGRIRGWHGKLLSYGGRVTLIKHVLQSLPIHFLSVVSPPKTVMKQIEKMAA is encoded by the exons ATGGGGTTCTGTGAGATTATCATTGACATGATTTGGAGGACAATGTCCAACAATTGGTATTCAGTTATTGTCAATAGTACCGGACATGGTTTCTTTAAGTATACCAGAGGTTTGAAGAAGGGGGATCCTCTATCCACTCCCCTTTTCATTATTGGTGTTGAACTCCTAACAAGAATGCTCAACAACCTCACCCATGATCAATTTTTCAATTGTTTCAACATGGAAAAGAGAGGTCCCCAG AAAATCAATAAGAACAGGAGTCATTTCATGGTTCCAGCCTGTGTTTTCCATTATAATGTGAGCAGAATCCAACAGATAACTGGTTTTACTAGAAAGGAATCTTCTATCACATACCTGGGGTGCCCATTATACATTGGAAGGAAAAGAATCATGTACTTCAATGGTCTAATATCTAAGATGATGGGCAGAATTAGAGGCTGGCATGGCAAGCTGCTTTCTTATGGAGGCAGAGTTACCCTCATCAAACATGTCCTGCAATCCCTTCCCATTCATTTTCTTTCAGTTGTTTCCCCTCCCAAGACAGTTATGAAACAAATTGAAAAGATGGCTGCTTAA